Below is a genomic region from Acinetobacter tibetensis.
AAACCAACTTATCTCCTACCCGTCCCTATTTGGCCCGTGCTATTTATGAATGGATTTGTGATAACAATCTCACACCATACTTGTTAGTCGATGCGACACAACCAAACACCATGGTCCCTGAACAATTCATTCAAGATGGTCAAATCGTCCTCAACATCGTGCCACATGCGGTACATCAGCTCCATATGAGTAACGATGCAATTACCTTCTCTGCACGTTTTGGTGGTGTATCTCGTGATATTTATGTGCCACTATATGCAGTATTAGGTATCTATGCTCGTGAAAATGGGCAAGGCTTATTTTTTGATCCAAATGAATATGAAAATGTTCAAATTCAGCAAGATGATTTAAAATCAGAACCTGAACAAAACCAAGAACAACCCAAGAAAAAGCCAAGCTTGAGGTTATTAGATTAAAACAAGAGGAAGCAATATGGCTTTTGACTTAGTACAATATTTTGCAGAGCAAATTCACATTCAAAAGCCAGAGCTTCTGAATCAATATCAGTCGAGTGAGCGTAAAGCACATCTGGCAGAAATTAATACGCTCAGTCTTGCCAAACTGATTACCTTATGGCGTAAAGATGAAAATAAACTCTATCAAGAAATTCAATCCCAAGAACAACTTTATATTATTGATATTGCTCGCCACCTCACCACTTCAGACCAGAATCATTCCACTTTAAAGAAAACTGAATTTGAACATACGATTACGGAAGTTTTGTCTTTACAGTTAGCCGAATTAAAACAATTAGATGATACAGGTCATTATGGCATTAAAGGCTTACGTGAACTGATTACAGGGCAAGTCGAACATTTGTCTGGGCAAGCAGCTGACTGGGTTTGGTCAACAAGTGAGCTAACAGAGCTCAAAGGATCTAAACCGATACCCGAAGAAGAGCTATCATTAGAGGAAACTATGAAGGAGTTTAATCAAATGGTTCATCAGAACAATGTTGTAGAGCATCATGAACAAGTAACTGAAGTTGAAAAAACTGTGGTTCCAACTTGGGCTAAAATTTTAGAACCAGTTGTCGCTTTAGCCATTTTATGGGTACTTTATTCTGCTGCAACTCAGATGTTTGTATAAGAGATGACAAGAGAGTGTGATTAAATCATAGTTGCACTCTCTTTTTTATAAAAAACAATTTCGTCTCAATTATTTATCAATTTATTTGATTAGTCCTCTTTTTTATTTTTGACCGCCCGGTAAAATTTACACATTGTTACACTTCTATTATAGTCATAATATGACATCCAAATTCATATGGTTATTCATATTCCTTTCTTCATTATGAGACTCAAATCACAATTAAGTTGAGTGCCGTAATCGGATATAGACCCAAATTGTCAGATGCTTTTAGAGAGAAAAATAATTTCTGTTGATAATATTTTAGTGCCATTCATATAATCAAATGGATTTGATACCAAGTTAAATCAATCCAAAAAATGCAAAAAACATAAGAGAATCAATATGGCTAGAGTATCATTAGAAGCATTATCAGAAATTGATGGTTTCCATGCAGCTGCATTAGTTGATGGGGAAAGCGGTTTGGCTTTAGCAACACAGGGAGGGGGTGACATCGATCTTGAATTAGCTGCAGCAGGAAATACTGAAGTTGTACGTTCAAAACGTCGTGTTGCAAATGCACTAAATTTGAACGATACAATTGAAGATATATTGATCACCCTCGGCAAACAGTATCACCTAATTCGCCCATTAGAAGGTAATGAAAAACTCTTTTTATACCTTGTATTAGAGCGTTCCAAAGCAAACCTTGCAATGGCACGTCATGAACTTAAAAGTTATGAGAAAGGTTTAGATTTCTCATGATTCAACATGCCCCCTTTTTGAATTGTCTAAAAAGGGGGATTACCGTTTCAACTTGTTAGATGTGTAGAGATAGTATGACAGAGCAATATCTTAATATTGCGATAACTGGTTTAAGTATTCATCATTCTGAAGAACTCAAAACCCAGCTACGTAATCTCATTCCACAAGAATATAAAATTAAATGGAGTACAGCAGCAGACCCCACTATCGATTGCTTATTTATACATGAAAATTTTTATGAAACTGACGGTATTCAAAAAATAATTCAAAGCCGTAATTTTCCTTGGTTAAAAATTACCAAGAATAATAACAATGAGAATATCCTTCAGGAAAATACCTTATCTCTACCTATTGTTAATCCACAGAGTTTTTCTGACTGGATTCTACAACATTTGCTCAATACATCACTCGAAAACCCGAACGATCATATTTTTGAAGTTAATCCTAAGAAAACCCCGTATAAACTCGAATATTTCAGTAAGATGCTCGACAAAGAGCACAACTCAAAACTACATCTTTTCGATACTTTAGGCACAATTGCAATTATCGATGTCAAAAAAAATATTGCTTGGCTCAATACAGAACGAGAACAGGCTTTTACAGATTCTGGTTTTGGCTATGACATTGCCAGCACCAGTAGTTTTATGAAAGTTTCGAGAAAACAGACTTATCTTTTAAATGACTGGTTATGGCAATTCTTTTGGGATTCCCCTTTATTCTTAAAAGAAATTGCACCAGAAGATGGCCATTTTAAGCTTCATATGTGGCCAAAACCTTCTCAAGACCTAGATCGAAAAGTTATATTCCAACTTTCTAGCTGTTTTATTCAAGGAGGGAAAGTTTCAAAAATTGCAACTCAATTAAATATTCCTTTAGAAACAGTTCAAAGATTCATAGCAGCAAATATTGCAGCCAATAATCTTTCCCGAATCAACATTTGGGATAAACACTTTAATCCACCAGAAGTTCCAGTCACGACTGAAGACTCAGGATTTATTAAAAGTTTCTTTGGAAAATTAAGAAAAAAATTGGGCATATAGGAAAATATCATGATATTACAACGGTTCAAAATTGTTTTTGCTGGAGGTATGGGGGCTGGTAAAACTGAAGCCATTAAATCATTATCAGAAATTCCAGTGTTGCAAACTGAAGCTTTTAATACAGATTCTCAACGCCATAGCAAAATGGAAACTACGGTTGGCATTGATTACGGAGAAATCACTCTAGATGACAATGTCACTATCGGACTCTATGGAACACCTGGGCAGAGTCGTTTTGACTTTATCTGGTCAGCGATTACGAAAGGCGCAATCGGTGCAGTGATTCTTATCGACCATCATTCTGAAGATCCTATTCAGGAACTCGAAAGCTATTTAGAAATTTTCCAAAACTTTACCGACAATATCTCGATCGGCATTACCCACACCGATCTCATCTCTGAAAATTCAAAATCTACAGGGATTTATAAAGACTGGTTATTACAAAATGACTTGTTTTCACCGTTATATTTTATTGATGCACGCAAGAAAGAAGATGTACTCTTATTATTAGAGGCGTTAATCACATCCATTGAAATTAACTCCAATATTGCTAATTAACTTGAATAGAGGTTTGATATGTTTACTCTAGAGCAAAGCCGTACGGCACCCAAAGAGTTAATTCAATTCGCCAAAGATGAAATTCACGACTTACTGATGAATGTCCGTGGTGTCAATTATGTGATGCTTTGTAGCACTGATGGCTTTGAACTGGCTCATGTCCATAAAAAAGACGGTTACAATAGCACAAAGCTTGCAGCCGTGAGCAGCTCAATCCTCGCAATGGTCGCAGCATTCATGAATGAAATTCATTTGGAAGGCTGTCAATCCATCACCTTAGATGCTGAGAATGGCAAAGCTATTCTCACCTCTATTACATCAAACAAGCATCCAATGATTATTGTGACTCTTGCTGAAAAAGATGTGTTACTAGGACAACTCCTTTATGCCTTAAAAACTGCCAGTAATCGTATTTCAGATTTTTAATCTTTGATTTAAAAAAACACTGAAGAAATAGCCTTACAGTTATAAGTAGCAACTTTAAGGTTATTTATAATAATCTTCATACAATAACGAGTGGATTAAAAAGCCAAATTTTTCTAATCATTATTTCACATCTCAAACCAGCATTTTAAGCTTCTCATTAATTTTTATTATCTCCTCTTTAATTATTTCAGAATAACGATAAAACCCTCTAATCATCCCCGCTAAAGTATTATTAATTTTTTAATAAAACCCCATGCAATAAAAAACACCCCCTAACGTTGGTTAGGGGGTGTTTGAATAAATGAGCTGGCGATGACTTACTCTCACATGGGTAACCCCACACTACCATCAGCGCTAAGAGGTTTCACTTCTGAGTTCGGGAAGGGATCAGGTGGTTCACTCTTGCTATTGTCGCCAGCACAACTGTTTATGACTATTCGTTATGGTCTTATTTACACAGCGTGTATGCCTAACTTTCGTCAAATGAGTTATTAACAGGTATATTTGAGTTGGATATTGTATCTAGCTTTATAACTAAATCAAGTTATTTGCAGTGATTTGAACCACAACACCAACTGTTTGGGTGTTGTATAGTCAAGCCTCACGAGCAATTAGTATTGGTCAGCTTCACATATCACTATGCTTCCACATCCAACCTATCAACGTCGTAGTCTTCAACGGCTCTTTAGAGGACATAAAGTCCTAGGGAAATCTTATCTTGAGGTAGGCTTCCCGCTTAGATGCTTTCAGCGGTTATCCCTTCCGAACATAGCTACCCGGCGATGCGACTGGCGTCACAACCGGTACACCAGAGGTTCGTCCACTCTGGTCCTCTCGTACTAGGAGCAGATCCTCTCAAATTTCCAGCGCCCACGGTAGATAGGGACCGAACTGTCTCACGACGTTCTAAACCCAGCTCGCGTACCTCTTTAAATGGCGAACAGCCATACCCTTGGGACCTGCTTCAGCCCCAGGATGAGATGAGCCGACATCGAGGTGCCAAACACCGCCGTCGATATGAACTCTTGGGCGGTATCAGCCTGTTATCCCCAGAGTACCTTTTATCCGTTGAGCGATGGCCCTTCCATACAGAACCACCGGATCACTAAGACCTACTTTCGTACCTGCTCGACTTGTGGGTCTCGCAGTTAAGCGCGCTTTTGCCTTTATACTCTACGCGTGATTTCCGACCACGCTGAGCGCACCTTCGTACTCCTCCGTTACTCTTTAGGAGGAGACCGCCCCAGTCAAACTACCCACCAGACATGGTCCTCGTCCCGGATAACGGGACAGAGTTAGAACCTCAATATTACCAGGGTGGTATTTCAAGGACGGCTCCATTGGAACTAGCGTTCCAACTTCAAAGCCTCCCACCTATCCTACACAAGTAAGATCAAAGTTCAATGTCAAGCTGCAGTAAAGGTTCACGGGGTCTTTCCGTCTAGCCGCGGGTACACCGCATCTTCACGGCGAATTCGATTTCACTGAGTCTCTGCTGGAGACAGCGCCCCCATCATTATGCCATTCGTGCAGGTCGGAACTTACCCGACAAGGAATTTCGCTACCTTAGGACCGTTATAGTTACGGCCGCCGTTTACTGGGGCTTCGATCAAGAGCTTCGCTTACGCTAACCCCATCAATTAACCTTCCAGCACCGGGCAGGCATCACACCCTATACGTCCACTTTCGTGTTTGCAGAGTGCTATGTTTTTAATAAACAGTTGCAGGGGCCTGGTTTCTGTGGCTGCCAATAGCTCATCCCGCGAGGGGAATCACCGTCAGCAGCGTACCTTCTCCCGAAGTTACGGTACCATTTTGCCTAGTTCCTTCAGCAGAGTTCTCTCAAGCGCTTTGGTCTACTCGACCTGACCACCTGTGTCGGTTTCGGGTACGATTCCTGTGTAACTGAAGCTTAGAGACTTTTCCTGGAAGCATGGTATCAGCCACTTCACTGTACAAGTACAGCTTGCTATCAGTTCTCAGCATAGAGTACCCCGGATTTGCCTAAGATACATGCCTACAACCTTTCACCTGGACAACCAACGCCAGGCTGACTTAACCTTCTCCGTCCTCTCATCGCATTACACAGAAGTATTGGAATATTAACCAATTTCCCATCGACTACGCCTCTCGGCCTCGCCTTAGGGGTCGACTCACCCAGCCCCGATTAACGTTGGACTGGAACCCTTGGTCTTTCAGCGTGCGAGTTTTTCACTCGCATTGTCGTTACTCACGTCAGCATTCGCACTTCTGATACCTCCAGCATACTTCTCAATACACCTTCATCGGCTTACAGAACGCTCCCCTACCACTTGCAATAAATTGCAAATCCGCAGCTTCGGCATATAGTTTTAGCCCCGTTACATCTTCCGCGCAGGCCGACTCGACTAGTGAGCTATTACGCTTTCTTTAAAGGGTGGCTGCTTCTAAGCCAACCTCCTAGCTGTCTATGCCTTCCCACATCGTTTCCCACTTAACTATAATTTTGGGGCCTTAGCTGGCGGTCTGGATTGTTTTCCTCTTGACTACGGACGTTAGCACCCGCAGTCTGTCTCCCGGATAGTACTCATAGGTATTCGGAGTTTGCATCGGTTTGGTAAGTCGGGATGACCCCCTAGCCGAAACAGTGCTCTACCCCCTATGGTATTCGTCCGAGGCGCTACCTAAATAGCTTTCGGGGAGAACCAGCTATCACCAGGCTTGATTAGCCTTTCACCCCTATCCACAAGTCATCCCCTGGCTTTTCAACGACAGTGGGTTCGGTCCTCCAGTTAGTGTTACCCAACCTTCAACCTGCTCATGGATAGATCGCCTGGTTTCGGGTCTACACCCAGCAACTAAACGCCCTATTAAGACTCGATTTCTCTACGGCTCCCCTATTCGGTTAACCTTGCTACTGAATGTAAGTCGCTGACCCATTATACAAAAGGTACGCAGTCACCGAACTAGTCGGCTCCCACTGCTTGTATGCATGCGGTTTCAGGATCTATTTCACTCCCCTCACAGGGGTTCTTTTCGCCTTTCCCTCACGGTACTGGTTCACTATCGGTCAGTCAGGAGTATTTAGCCTTGGAGGATGGTCCCCCCATATTCAGACAAGGTTTCACGTGCCTCGCCCTACTCGACATCATCATATCAGCCCTTTCGTGTACAGGACTATCACCCACTATGGTTGCACTTCCCAGAG
It encodes:
- a CDS encoding roadblock/LC7 domain-containing protein; translation: MFTLEQSRTAPKELIQFAKDEIHDLLMNVRGVNYVMLCSTDGFELAHVHKKDGYNSTKLAAVSSSILAMVAAFMNEIHLEGCQSITLDAENGKAILTSITSNKHPMIIVTLAEKDVLLGQLLYALKTASNRISDF
- a CDS encoding ClpXP protease specificity-enhancing factor codes for the protein MSEQETNLSPTRPYLARAIYEWICDNNLTPYLLVDATQPNTMVPEQFIQDGQIVLNIVPHAVHQLHMSNDAITFSARFGGVSRDIYVPLYAVLGIYARENGQGLFFDPNEYENVQIQQDDLKSEPEQNQEQPKKKPSLRLLD
- a CDS encoding GTP-binding protein, with product MILQRFKIVFAGGMGAGKTEAIKSLSEIPVLQTEAFNTDSQRHSKMETTVGIDYGEITLDDNVTIGLYGTPGQSRFDFIWSAITKGAIGAVILIDHHSEDPIQELESYLEIFQNFTDNISIGITHTDLISENSKSTGIYKDWLLQNDLFSPLYFIDARKKEDVLLLLEALITSIEINSNIAN